A window from Armatimonadota bacterium encodes these proteins:
- a CDS encoding RecQ family ATP-dependent DNA helicase, translated as MSTTRGGDEFGLLKAASQQLLRASLGPDASFRPGQWEAIEALLSGGKRLLVVQRTGWGKSLVYFIATKLLRERGAGPTLLISPLLALMRNQIAMAQSLGLRAESINSTNNQDRESIESALIGGKVDLLLVSPERLADPTFRRDLLPLFLDRASLVVVDEAHCISDWGHDFRPNYRRIVRVLRDLNRGSSVLATTATANNRVIADIEEQLGPGLTVHRGGLARESLRLSVFRTSEPAERLAWLARYLPKFPGTGVVYVLTINEAEKTALWLRESGIEAHAYHSDLDNERRVELESEFMANGLKALVATSALGMGYDKTDVGFVVHAGLPGSPIAYYQQIGRAGRSLPVAYAALIWMEDDASTSVHFAETALPARWLFEGILQAAGESPKALSELTALFPKTPITAIRQALEILDAEALIERTSEGWSKVPGAGNLDWERVEAIRAERFHELEQMKLYARYEGCRMQLLLGMLDEEDPQPCGHCDRCHPHAEVHLSQELIDRARRFLHGTTYRIQAITKLPSGVDLGRPKNLGPYEQLLDGIALSSYNEPGWGQLVKEGKYEFLDFSDELVGASAQAIRATGLGFGWLTWVPSSQHGSALERFARRLAAALGIEAVEGVRRKTPRPPQKAMDTKQAQCMNAWGAFAAVEVRHGIGLLVDDVVDSGWTLAAIGVELRAKGSGPIMPFALATARPRRFVS; from the coding sequence TTGTCTACTACAAGGGGTGGTGATGAATTTGGCCTGTTGAAGGCCGCGTCTCAGCAACTGCTGCGCGCATCGCTGGGGCCAGACGCCTCGTTTCGGCCGGGCCAATGGGAGGCTATCGAGGCGCTGCTTTCGGGCGGAAAGCGCTTGTTGGTGGTCCAGCGGACCGGTTGGGGCAAGAGCCTGGTGTACTTCATTGCCACGAAGCTCCTGCGCGAGCGCGGCGCCGGGCCAACGCTTCTCATCAGCCCCTTGCTTGCGCTCATGCGCAACCAGATCGCCATGGCACAAAGCCTGGGCTTGCGGGCGGAGTCCATCAACAGCACCAACAACCAAGATCGAGAGAGCATCGAATCGGCGCTGATCGGGGGCAAGGTGGATCTGCTCCTGGTGTCACCGGAGAGGCTCGCCGACCCGACGTTTCGTCGTGACCTCTTGCCCTTGTTTCTCGATCGTGCCAGCTTGGTGGTCGTGGACGAGGCGCATTGCATCAGCGACTGGGGACACGATTTCCGGCCCAATTACCGGCGCATCGTGAGGGTCCTGCGGGACCTGAACCGTGGGTCGTCGGTGCTGGCGACCACGGCCACGGCCAACAACCGGGTGATTGCCGACATCGAGGAGCAATTGGGCCCGGGCCTCACGGTCCACCGAGGCGGGCTCGCGCGGGAGAGCCTCCGGCTGAGCGTGTTTCGCACGTCCGAGCCCGCCGAGCGGCTGGCCTGGCTCGCGCGCTATCTGCCCAAGTTCCCGGGGACGGGAGTGGTGTACGTGTTGACGATCAACGAAGCCGAGAAAACGGCCCTTTGGCTTAGGGAGTCTGGAATCGAGGCCCACGCCTACCACAGCGACCTGGACAACGAACGGCGGGTGGAGCTCGAAAGCGAGTTCATGGCGAACGGCTTGAAGGCGCTCGTGGCCACCTCCGCTCTCGGCATGGGCTACGACAAGACCGACGTTGGATTTGTGGTCCACGCGGGTCTTCCGGGCTCGCCCATCGCCTATTACCAGCAGATTGGGCGGGCCGGCAGGTCGTTGCCCGTGGCCTATGCCGCTCTGATCTGGATGGAGGACGACGCGTCCACTTCGGTCCATTTTGCGGAGACGGCGCTGCCGGCACGGTGGCTGTTTGAGGGAATCTTGCAGGCCGCTGGGGAGTCGCCCAAAGCCCTCTCCGAACTCACGGCGCTTTTCCCAAAGACGCCCATCACGGCAATCCGTCAGGCGCTGGAGATCCTGGATGCCGAAGCGCTGATCGAGCGGACTTCTGAAGGCTGGTCCAAGGTACCGGGCGCGGGGAACCTCGATTGGGAACGCGTCGAGGCCATTCGCGCGGAGAGGTTTCACGAGCTCGAACAGATGAAGCTCTATGCCCGGTATGAAGGCTGCCGGATGCAGCTCCTGCTCGGAATGCTTGATGAAGAAGACCCACAGCCTTGCGGCCACTGCGATCGGTGCCACCCGCACGCGGAAGTCCACTTGTCGCAGGAACTGATCGATCGTGCCCGCCGCTTCCTTCACGGCACGACCTACCGGATCCAGGCAATCACGAAGCTGCCCTCCGGTGTCGATCTAGGGAGGCCCAAGAACCTCGGACCCTATGAGCAGCTCTTGGACGGTATTGCGCTGAGCTCCTACAACGAGCCTGGCTGGGGGCAGTTGGTCAAAGAGGGCAAGTATGAGTTCTTGGACTTCTCCGATGAGCTTGTTGGGGCGTCTGCCCAGGCGATTCGGGCCACCGGTCTGGGCTTTGGGTGGCTGACCTGGGTCCCCAGCTCCCAACACGGGAGCGCGTTGGAGCGCTTCGCGCGACGTCTGGCGGCGGCTTTGGGGATCGAGGCAGTGGAGGGCGTCCGCCGAAAGACGCCCAGGCCGCCGCAGAAGGCGATGGACACGAAACAGGCGCAATGCATGAACGCTTGGGGAGCGTTTGCAGCTGTGGAGGTGCGCCACGGCATCGGGCTGTTGGTCGACGACGTGGTGGATTCAGGCTGGACGCTGGCGGCAATCGGAGTCGAGCTGCGGGCCAAGGGCAGCGGCCCGATCATGCCGTTTGCGCTGGCTACGGCGAGGCCCCGGAGGTTCGTCTCGTGA
- a CDS encoding PD40 domain-containing protein: MRRHPFRIVVLACGLIATSVSQAQLTEAPARNLVGARNLALSPDGSKLAFTYRGDIWVVSSKGGKAVPLTNHIEMEDNAVWSPDGKWIAFASNRYGNNDIFAVPAEGGAVQRLTWFSGSEVPSDWSPDGKRIAFRGTRDASENGIYELAVKTLKFKPLFLDMMPVNYPRYSLDGKSVLYTRLMQIPWNRPRYEGSGAAQVWKFDIASGNRSKVRANGFQHLWVSPAPGVEAYCVTVTDKTPSSSYVGKPIPRNVDTAAKTPNVYALDANGRVKRQTELVGAPARFLTAATKAPIMAFESDGSVYSLAPGGKPEKLSITAIIDDKTTNEERLVLTAGAEDLSLSPKNDAFVFQVRGELWSVPVKQEKGPNASDATQLTDWAGLDEQPFYAPDGKSLFFVSDRENARSLYLLNLETKAAKRLTPSDNDVFALQFTPDKKKLSFWLAGKTGGVYTISADGSGAPELVLSKPGNGPGAYAWSPDGRWVAYAKALDRSGYYYWESGTNIWVYDTQEKKEYNVTQENMPNGNPSWSADGKYLYYRSDRSAGGGGGRFGAASGAALYILPLTKEDVRSEELQLKYEKPGTTPKVTIDFDGIENRARRFIGQAPQSKVLMDPEKGDLYFLSEGDLWKAAYDGNDLKRMTSGGGVAGFDFSQDGKQIFYLKAGTLNILDFGKPNTPTTTVPYRADWTRDVRKERGAAFNQFWREYNRSFYDGNFHGRDWAAIKKRYEPLLDSVGHRNEMATLLNMMVGELESSHSEAGPGAGNPGGSTSAHLGFTADYRYDGPGIKIKEVPKGVPGSFTKTMLKAGEIVLQVNGKDGSMDEALYRDVLNDQTGREITLLVNATASKEGARTVKYRAISSGEYSGIVRRNLLEWRRKFVEEKTGGKLTYVHIAGMGGGNFDEFQRDFWQATQGKKGVIIDVRNNGGGNISDRLIDVIERQPNAIYVPRDEAPQLGPGQTWGLPTVVMMGETSFSNAEMFPYAMKARKLATLVGMPTPGYVIYTGGFPLIDGTSARMPGTGVYRLDGSPLEDLGEQPDFKVDWMPEEYFAGKDPQLDKAIEVLLGKVR, encoded by the coding sequence ATGCGACGACACCCCTTCCGCATCGTTGTCCTTGCCTGTGGACTCATCGCAACATCTGTTTCGCAGGCCCAGCTCACCGAGGCTCCCGCACGCAACCTGGTCGGCGCTCGGAACCTGGCACTCAGCCCCGACGGATCGAAGCTAGCCTTCACCTATCGAGGCGACATTTGGGTCGTTTCCAGCAAGGGCGGGAAGGCCGTGCCGCTGACCAACCATATCGAAATGGAGGACAACGCGGTCTGGTCGCCGGACGGTAAGTGGATCGCCTTTGCGAGCAACCGGTACGGAAACAACGACATCTTCGCGGTCCCCGCCGAGGGCGGTGCGGTCCAGCGCCTCACCTGGTTCTCCGGCAGCGAGGTCCCGAGCGATTGGTCGCCAGATGGCAAACGGATTGCCTTTCGCGGCACTCGCGATGCATCGGAAAACGGAATTTACGAGCTTGCCGTGAAGACCCTCAAGTTCAAGCCGCTATTCCTCGACATGATGCCCGTGAACTACCCGAGGTATTCGCTGGACGGAAAGTCGGTGCTCTACACCCGGCTCATGCAGATTCCATGGAACCGCCCGCGTTACGAAGGCTCTGGCGCAGCCCAAGTGTGGAAGTTTGATATCGCCTCCGGCAACCGGTCCAAGGTTCGCGCGAACGGGTTCCAGCATCTGTGGGTCAGCCCAGCCCCCGGTGTCGAAGCCTACTGCGTCACCGTGACCGACAAGACCCCCAGCAGCAGCTATGTCGGCAAACCGATCCCGAGGAACGTGGACACTGCCGCCAAAACGCCCAACGTTTATGCACTCGACGCCAACGGCCGCGTGAAGCGCCAAACCGAACTGGTCGGGGCTCCCGCGCGGTTTCTGACGGCGGCGACCAAGGCACCTATCATGGCCTTCGAGTCGGATGGCTCGGTCTACAGCTTGGCTCCCGGAGGCAAACCGGAGAAGCTCTCGATTACCGCGATAATCGACGACAAGACCACCAATGAAGAGCGTTTGGTGCTGACGGCGGGCGCCGAGGACCTGAGCCTTTCCCCAAAGAACGACGCGTTCGTCTTTCAGGTGCGTGGCGAGCTGTGGTCCGTCCCTGTAAAGCAGGAAAAGGGCCCAAACGCCTCGGACGCAACCCAGCTCACCGATTGGGCGGGCCTGGACGAGCAGCCATTCTATGCCCCCGACGGCAAGTCGCTGTTCTTTGTAAGCGACCGCGAGAACGCCCGCTCCCTCTACCTCCTGAACCTGGAGACCAAAGCGGCGAAGCGGCTAACGCCCAGCGACAACGACGTGTTCGCACTGCAATTCACCCCCGACAAGAAGAAGCTGAGCTTCTGGCTGGCAGGAAAGACCGGCGGCGTGTACACGATCAGCGCCGACGGCAGCGGCGCACCGGAACTGGTGCTCTCCAAGCCCGGCAATGGCCCTGGCGCCTACGCTTGGAGCCCCGATGGGCGTTGGGTCGCCTATGCCAAGGCGCTCGACCGAAGCGGTTACTACTATTGGGAGTCGGGGACCAACATCTGGGTCTACGACACCCAAGAGAAGAAGGAGTACAACGTCACCCAGGAGAACATGCCGAACGGCAACCCATCATGGTCCGCCGACGGCAAGTACCTCTATTATCGTTCCGACCGCTCAGCAGGTGGCGGCGGAGGGCGGTTTGGCGCGGCGAGCGGCGCGGCGCTCTACATTCTTCCGCTGACGAAGGAGGATGTTCGCAGCGAAGAACTTCAGCTCAAGTACGAAAAGCCGGGGACAACCCCGAAGGTCACGATCGACTTCGACGGCATCGAGAACCGCGCCAGGAGGTTCATTGGGCAGGCTCCGCAGAGCAAGGTGCTGATGGACCCCGAGAAGGGCGACCTTTACTTCTTGAGCGAGGGCGATCTATGGAAGGCCGCCTATGACGGAAACGACCTGAAGCGGATGACTTCGGGCGGAGGCGTGGCCGGGTTTGACTTCAGCCAGGACGGCAAGCAGATCTTCTACCTGAAGGCTGGCACGCTGAACATCTTGGATTTTGGCAAGCCGAACACCCCCACGACGACTGTGCCCTACAGGGCGGACTGGACCCGCGACGTGCGCAAAGAGCGCGGGGCGGCGTTCAACCAGTTCTGGCGCGAGTACAACCGGAGTTTCTACGATGGCAACTTCCACGGAAGGGATTGGGCGGCGATCAAGAAGCGCTACGAGCCACTGCTGGATTCGGTCGGCCACCGGAACGAAATGGCGACGCTGCTGAACATGATGGTCGGCGAGCTGGAGAGCAGCCACTCGGAAGCGGGCCCCGGCGCGGGCAACCCGGGCGGCTCGACCTCGGCGCATCTGGGTTTCACGGCGGACTACCGCTACGATGGCCCCGGCATCAAGATCAAGGAAGTACCCAAAGGCGTGCCCGGCAGCTTCACCAAGACGATGCTGAAAGCCGGCGAGATCGTGCTGCAGGTGAACGGAAAGGACGGGTCGATGGATGAGGCGCTCTACCGCGACGTGCTGAACGACCAAACCGGCCGCGAGATCACGCTGCTGGTGAATGCTACAGCCAGCAAGGAGGGCGCCCGGACCGTGAAATATCGAGCGATATCATCGGGCGAATACTCCGGGATCGTGCGCCGCAACCTGCTGGAATGGCGACGCAAGTTCGTCGAAGAGAAAACGGGTGGGAAGCTCACTTATGTGCACATCGCCGGCATGGGTGGCGGCAACTTCGACGAGTTCCAGCGCGACTTCTGGCAGGCGACGCAAGGCAAGAAGGGCGTGATTATCGACGTACGCAACAACGGCGGCGGCAACATCAGCGACCGCCTGATCGACGTCATCGAGCGCCAGCCGAACGCCATCTACGTGCCGCGCGACGAGGCGCCGCAGCTTGGCCCAGGCCAGACCTGGGGTCTGCCGACCGTCGTGATGATGGGCGAGACGAGCTTCAGCAACGCGGAGATGTTCCCCTATGCCATGAAAGCGCGAAAGCTCGCGACGCTGGTCGGCATGCCGACACCAGGCTACGTGATCTACACCGGCGGGTTCCCGCTGATCGATGGCACCAGCGCGCGAATGCCGGGAACCGGCGTGTACCGCCTGGACGGCTCGCCTCTCGAGGATCTGGGTGAGCAGCCCGACTTCAAGGTGGACTGGATGCCGGAAGAGTACTTTGCTGGCAAGGACCCGCAGCTCGACAAGGCGATCGAGGTGCTCTTGGGGAAGGTGAGGTAG
- a CDS encoding DNA-protecting protein DprA, which produces MKCLLVAALSSHLIEGLPTLPPKVLRELVGVVASGGDEVDLRGAVRGYGAEAKTTLAKRLDSLTLYEHEIQSLGECGVVPVCSFDPSFPAKWSERLGTRGPAMIFASGNLAILNKASVGVVGSRNVDEVGRDFASDVARGIAEAGWTLVSGGAKGVDSTAMHSALTSGGTVLGILADSLSRTMKDRDVADRLEEGRLCLCTPYAPSAGFSAGNAMGRNKLIYAHAQATVVVSSDLGTGGTWTGAVEALRMGLGGLMVRSGEEMPPGNRALIGKGASPIWSAGELLESLKGHGVHQQSLFGSGQEQP; this is translated from the coding sequence GTGAAGTGCCTCCTGGTAGCCGCGCTGTCCAGCCACTTGATCGAGGGCCTGCCGACGCTCCCACCAAAGGTGCTCCGGGAACTGGTGGGTGTTGTTGCCTCGGGCGGCGACGAAGTAGACCTGCGCGGGGCCGTTCGGGGCTATGGTGCAGAAGCTAAAACAACCCTGGCCAAGAGACTAGACTCCCTAACTCTCTATGAGCATGAGATTCAGAGCCTTGGCGAATGCGGGGTGGTTCCCGTGTGCTCGTTCGACCCGTCGTTCCCCGCCAAATGGTCTGAGCGCCTTGGCACTCGTGGGCCTGCGATGATCTTTGCATCGGGGAACCTAGCGATTCTCAACAAGGCGAGCGTCGGTGTGGTGGGTTCCAGGAATGTGGATGAAGTTGGCCGAGACTTCGCTTCGGATGTGGCTCGCGGGATAGCAGAGGCAGGCTGGACCCTTGTTTCGGGGGGCGCAAAGGGGGTCGACTCCACGGCGATGCACTCCGCTCTTACGAGTGGAGGCACAGTGCTAGGAATCCTAGCTGACTCTCTCTCGCGGACCATGAAAGACCGCGACGTGGCCGATCGTCTGGAGGAAGGACGGCTTTGTCTCTGCACCCCCTATGCGCCGAGCGCGGGCTTCTCCGCAGGCAACGCCATGGGGCGCAACAAACTCATCTATGCGCATGCTCAAGCGACCGTGGTGGTTTCCTCTGATCTGGGAACTGGGGGGACATGGACAGGGGCGGTCGAGGCGCTGCGGATGGGGCTCGGTGGACTCATGGTCAGAAGTGGAGAGGAGATGCCGCCAGGAAACCGAGCTCTGATCGGAAAGGGAGCATCTCCCATTTGGTCGGCGGGTGAACTCCTGGAGTCTTTGAAGGGGCACGGTGTGCACCAACAATCCCTATTTGGCAGTGGTCAGGAACAGCCGTAG
- a CDS encoding PEP-CTERM sorting domain-containing protein — MRVNRLSTLAAVLCALSVQAAAAVYTYANWSSQPDGGHVDGTIAGIGVHYTGEVYFANLNNTGVYYWTQYSPPPYTSATVSNGPGTTDIIGQSVSGVNRIDFDSPVMNPIMAICSMGQPGLPVTYSFNQSFTILSYGSGYWGSGTLTDLGGNVLEGREGHGTIQFSGAVSSIIWEVSPDEGWHGITVGIVPEPTSLVTLSLGGLALLRRRRS, encoded by the coding sequence ATGAGAGTGAATCGCCTTTCCACGCTGGCAGCGGTCTTGTGCGCGCTTTCGGTGCAGGCTGCGGCAGCCGTCTACACCTACGCCAACTGGAGCAGCCAACCTGACGGCGGCCATGTTGACGGGACGATCGCAGGCATCGGCGTCCACTACACCGGCGAGGTCTACTTCGCCAACCTTAACAACACGGGTGTCTACTACTGGACCCAGTACTCCCCGCCGCCATACACGAGCGCGACGGTGTCGAACGGGCCGGGAACGACAGACATCATCGGACAGAGCGTCTCGGGCGTTAACCGGATCGACTTCGATTCTCCCGTGATGAACCCCATCATGGCCATCTGCAGCATGGGCCAGCCCGGACTGCCAGTCACGTATTCGTTTAACCAGTCCTTCACTATTCTCAGCTATGGCTCCGGATATTGGGGATCGGGAACGCTTACGGACTTGGGTGGCAACGTGCTTGAGGGAAGGGAGGGCCACGGAACCATCCAGTTCTCCGGAGCGGTCTCCTCGATTATCTGGGAGGTTTCGCCTGATGAAGGCTGGCACGGTATCACCGTCGGTATCGTCCCGGAGCCCACATCGCTGGTGACCCTGAGCCTCGGCGGCCTGGCGCTGTTGCGTCGTCGTCGCAGCTGA
- a CDS encoding PEP-CTERM sorting domain-containing protein (PEP-CTERM proteins occur, often in large numbers, in the proteomes of bacteria that also encode an exosortase, a predicted intramembrane cysteine proteinase. The presence of a PEP-CTERM domain at a protein's C-terminus predicts cleavage within the sorting domain, followed by covalent anchoring to some some component of the (usually Gram-negative) cell surface. Many PEP-CTERM proteins exhibit an unusual sequence composition that includes large numbers of potential glycosylation sites. Expression of one such protein has been shown restore the ability of a bacterium to form floc, a type of biofilm.), whose amino-acid sequence MNPTRLGVAGAFLSGSAIASCAIYNYATWTDTPDATHVNGTVMGIGLHFAGVYMDAQLNNTGTYYWTQGSPPPYTSAQVSNGPATRDVIRLRAVSSLNRIEFDSPVGNPIMDVLSLGRNGGPVRYTFNQPFTILSEGQGYFGNGTLTNPSGNILEGREGHGTIMFSGNVSSIEWTVDVAEFWHGFTIGAVPPVPEPSSLLGLCLGVAVAGRLRLTR is encoded by the coding sequence ATGAATCCGACGAGACTCGGAGTAGCCGGCGCATTTCTGTCAGGGTCTGCGATCGCATCCTGTGCGATCTACAACTACGCAACCTGGACCGACACTCCTGACGCAACTCACGTCAACGGGACCGTGATGGGCATTGGCTTGCACTTTGCCGGGGTGTACATGGATGCCCAACTCAACAACACGGGAACCTACTATTGGACCCAGGGGTCGCCGCCGCCGTACACCAGCGCCCAGGTCTCCAATGGGCCTGCCACCCGAGACGTCATCCGGTTGCGAGCCGTGTCGTCACTCAATCGAATCGAGTTCGATTCGCCGGTCGGGAATCCGATCATGGACGTTCTCAGCCTGGGCCGCAATGGCGGTCCGGTCCGCTACACCTTCAACCAGCCGTTCACGATCCTTAGCGAGGGCCAGGGGTATTTCGGAAACGGGACGCTCACGAACCCAAGCGGGAACATCCTTGAGGGGCGGGAAGGGCACGGGACGATCATGTTCTCCGGCAATGTGTCGTCCATCGAATGGACGGTAGACGTCGCCGAGTTCTGGCATGGATTCACGATTGGCGCCGTGCCTCCCGTTCCAGAGCCGAGCTCACTCCTCGGCTTGTGCCTCGGGGTTGCGGTAGCTGGGAGGCTGCGCCTAACGCGATAG
- a CDS encoding ThuA domain-containing protein encodes MSDKIRVTVWGENVHEHEMPKVAAIYPKGMHGCIADGLKEDPAFDVKIATLDMPEHGLTEEVLLNTDVLTWWGHAAHHKVDDAIAQRVKTRVLEGMGLIVLHSGHYSKIFKWLMGSSCSLCWREADELERIWICNPVHPIVQGIEGPYFEIPQEEMYGEPFGIPEPNETIMIGHFEGGNVFRSGVVFHRGAGTIFYFQPGHETYPIYHQKEIKLILKNAAKYVVPKGPRWIDQAPHIPKEQAPDPIAVKG; translated from the coding sequence ATGTCCGACAAAATCCGCGTGACCGTGTGGGGCGAGAACGTCCACGAGCACGAGATGCCGAAGGTCGCCGCCATCTATCCCAAGGGCATGCACGGCTGCATCGCCGACGGCCTGAAGGAGGACCCGGCGTTCGACGTCAAGATCGCCACCCTCGACATGCCCGAGCACGGCCTGACCGAAGAGGTCCTGCTGAACACCGACGTGCTCACCTGGTGGGGCCACGCCGCGCACCACAAAGTCGACGACGCCATCGCCCAGCGCGTGAAGACCCGCGTGCTGGAGGGCATGGGGCTGATCGTGCTGCACTCGGGCCACTATTCCAAGATCTTCAAGTGGCTGATGGGCAGTTCGTGCTCGCTCTGCTGGCGCGAGGCCGACGAGCTGGAGCGCATCTGGATCTGCAATCCCGTGCACCCGATCGTGCAGGGCATCGAGGGGCCCTACTTCGAGATCCCGCAGGAGGAGATGTACGGCGAGCCGTTCGGCATCCCCGAGCCCAACGAGACCATCATGATCGGGCACTTCGAGGGCGGCAACGTGTTCCGCTCGGGCGTGGTGTTCCATCGCGGCGCGGGCACGATCTTCTATTTCCAGCCCGGCCACGAGACCTACCCGATCTACCACCAGAAGGAGATCAAGCTGATCCTGAAGAACGCGGCGAAGTACGTCGTGCCGAAGGGTCCGCGGTGGATCGACCAGGCGCCGCACATCCCGAAGGAGCAGGCGCCGGATCCCATTGCGGTGAAGGGATAG